In Entelurus aequoreus isolate RoL-2023_Sb linkage group LG12, RoL_Eaeq_v1.1, whole genome shotgun sequence, the DNA window atttataattgcaaatttacacagaactgggatcttcatgaattgaattaaaaaaatagcatagttactttatcatttacctggCCACTCTCACTGTCCCTTTCCTTTTTACACTTCCCTTTGCCCTTCTTCGCCGTCGCTTCCTGCAAAAAGCCAAGAAAACGGACAGTGAGATGTCACTGTCCGTTTTCTTGGCTTTATCCTTGTTCTTCGCCGTCGCTTCCTGCAAgtatttataattgcaaattcaacacagaactgggatcttcattatttgaattaaaacattggcataattactttatcatttacctggtcactcatctcactctgttcttttgcttgtttctttttccttttttgtcctccctcttaattcctcctcttctcctgcaagtagttataattgcaaattcagaagacatgcagtggaacttccataaaatggaattcaaaattgggatatcttatcttctccgtacctcaaattttgaacctccctttcgaaaagtggccagtttcaggacctctccaagctcacaatccacttcagctgtggtcgtctgcttgtaaacacccctgcatgcctctggaatcaccagcacaatttagaattccctttagaataaatactgtaataataacagctagatcgaccttgtgagcatacatgcaacatatgttcaaagatgcaaacttattattaacacttactatttattattctgtaaaggggcaagtcctcaaacgccacttttcctgtctttccacggaggccaagctgctccaggactttgtttgtggcaattttcctcagcattgtcctcaccgtgtctgccaaattctgcccaccaagagcagtaagagctttcacctatacaaataaataaacaacaatattgtacttgattagaacatgttttttgataactgagcaagataattttgcagtggggaattaaaactaattaccagctgctttctgagcagaagatcagtgtcgagccgttcacagaaggccttcagctgctcaagagtctcgaaaggcttctcaatgagatcttgaacatccacagcttctggccccacagactgtgctgccagccctctcagcatgcgcataatttctccctggttctcaagtatattttgaactttcatgttcaactgtaaaactgcaaagacaacaaaagtcaaagaggtaattcgtattactgcccgttgtaacagcctgtttaacaccacctatcaacagttaaatagccaactaacgttcactgtcaagggcattcctgctgcttcttggagcggtctggtactgactcgtactggctggagtggtctggtactggcttgagctGGATGCATTATTGCTGTCTGGACTGAGCCTGGAAGTGCTGCTTCTCGCTGGGCTGTGAGGTCGGCCTGGATACCTTGGAGTGGTCTGGTATTGGCTGGTACTGGCTGAAGTGGTCTGGTACTCGCTGGAGATTGGAAAGTTAAATGGTGGGAGCTCTGGCAGTGGGGGTGCCTGGACGAGGATCTGTGGTTTCtcttttctgcacttcttttttgGCCGAATTTCCTCTTCGTCTAAACCAACGAAGACAATAAAATTTATGCACCACTAAGTAGTGTTTGAGTATTGTAAGTAAACAGTCTTTGAAAAGTGACTATACCGTCAGCATCAAACACATCTTCCTCATCGTTTCTATAACGTTCAGGGGTGATGTGGCTCCGTTTGGTTGACACTTCTTCTGGGCTCGAAAACATTTCAGCTTGTTTTTCGTATTGAAGGGCCTTGTCAAAGTCTTCTGCAAAATTTCAAAGTATGCTGATGACTCAAGATGAATCTAACTTATGTTGTTTCAAATATACATGATATGACTTTGACAATATTCCCTTACCAGTCAATGTTTTCCTGAAAACCCGAATTGGCAGCCTATCCCAGACTTCTTTGTCAGGAATCTCAGCTTTCCGGATTCTGGAGTGGGTAGGATTTGGCCTTGGCCAATAGCAGAAGCTATTCTGAAGATAAAATAATCCAGTCATGATGAATgacataataattaataataagctACAATATTATGCCTATGCACAATACTTTTCAGAAAAAGTAGTAACCTTTCCATCATCTTCTGTCCATATGGTTGGGACAACAGCGACTGAACGTTCACCAAGGAACTCAACGACCACAAAAGAAGGAGCCATCTGGAAAACTTTCTTGAGTAGCTTCAAAAGGCTGTCCAATGCATTATGTTTGACATGATATTCGGTTGCCAACAAACTCAAATGATCTTCAAAGCAGTCACTATCACTCTCATTTTCTGAATCAGATGACAAGGTGACATGATGGTCGATTAGTCTCCAATCAGCATCATTTTCATCAGGCTCATCACTATCAGGGCCACTGTAGGTGGCATTGTCAGCACCCGCGGCAGTGCAGGAAGCAGTCTCCGCAGCATCCATGTACTGAAGGGTTGTCACTGTTTCTGGAGTTGAGATTGTCGTGTCATTCTCTTGCTTGCTATCATCACTCTCTAATTCTAAAGTTGACTGTCGGCATTGCTTCTTCAAATGCCTAGTTGTGGCAGCCCATCTACGCTTATAAGCCCTCTGTTGAAACTTCTTCATTGTGTTTATtctataaaaaaaaccccaaggaAAATGGGTTGCCCTATTATCGCCCACACGGAACTATAACGTTCACGGAACGTTCAGGCAGCATTTGTGCCATATGGACCTCAAACCATGACACTGACGGGGCAAATTATTGTTTAACTAGGCTACAGATAGATCCACCCTTCTTCAGAAGTCATTTGTTGGTCTTTGGTCAGTTTGGAAACTTTATAACAGCCAACCTGCACGAGAAATGTATGCTAGTTAGCGCCGGCCGTTGAGCATGGCGCGCATTTGACACAACgctaaaaccgtaaaatggtctgaaattaatcatgtaggttggaaattgttatacaaaaacgtgCTTCGTATTTCACTCTTTCTATCTACTTACTTGTGATAAATGGATGGCGCACCCAATTGCCTGAATATCGGGATCCTGGAATTTGCAGCTTAGCCttcgtccttctttgtctcaccgAACAGCTTCAACGCGCATGCGTgcagccttcttcttcttcttcttcttcttcttcttcttttgattttttatggcggttggcaagcaaccttgtggtgtgcattaccgccacctactgtgcgtgcagccttgactcagccgacgtcagattgttcacaaaacacaacacgtTCGCAGAACGTTAGGGaaacgttacaacatactgtataaaaagtaaatttgcGAAAAAAACACTTGTAAAAGCCTAACAGTCgctgtttccattgcaggcaaattatatttgggTAGTGTGTGTCAGATAgtttttgatatgttctaagaatgttcttagaacgttctcatcttgcATAACCAAAAGAGAACCATACAGTAACGTTACGTTAACGTTAGGTGTTACCTGGGAAGTTGGTCAAAtaggacaaaataaaaataattacttgTCAATGTCATTAATTGattttttgtaaacaaatacataaatgtgttactAACCGTGTCATTGATTTATTcaatgtaaaagtacatttaattattgGATTATTTATTTCAAAGTTCAATTATTGAATCATTTAATTATTAATTGATTTCATGGTTTATTTATTATGTCACaatttgatgtggaggagcagcggctttacttggaGCTACCCCCGGAtgtcagagcttctcaccctatctctaagggagagccacgccacccggcggaggattgattgattgagacttttatcagtagattgcacagtacagtacatattccgtacaattgaccactaaatggtaaaacccgaataagtttttcaatttgtttaagtcggggtccaggaaactcatttcgaccgcttgtacccgtgatcttgtccttttggtcataacccaaagctcatgaccataagtgaggatgagaacgtagatcgaccggtaaattgagagcttttccttccggctcagctccttcttcaccacaacggatcgatacagcgtccgcattactgaagacgccgcaccgatccgcctgtcgatctcacgatgcactcttccctcactcgtgaacaagactccgaggtacttgaactcctccacttggggcaagatctgcgGACAACCCGCAGAGCAttgttgttataattattattaataccaGGATGAAAACATTCAGTATATTCAgacaaacaatattacacatcccCAAACTTATTACTTCATTattgtattaataaaatatatgtattattatatgaaatagtccacattttcaaaacatTAATTGGGTCAAAGTCAAATAAGCTTGTAAGTGTTTTTTGCCAACATTTCCTTACTTGACGGTGACAcctaaaaatgttgaaaaaagatAACAGCAGTCAATGTTTGGCTTTACCGTGTCtaatttcactttcactttccttttctttgatgATTTGCCCACCAAAAGCGTCTGCCTCACACTTTTCCCCACTTTCAGCACTTTGATCAATCGCATGAATGCTTTCAAGTTAGTTATAAGAGCGGTCGCCCTTCTCGATGCAACCCtgtccgggaatcgaacccatgcAAGGCAGAAGCGTGTCCCGTTACTCCACCAGGGACGCCTTACGCTTGGAAGACATAATGGAGGTTCAAATTCAGAagtgaaataaaaagaaaaaaagtgggaACGCACTTTCTGCCCTATCAATCactatttgagtttgagtttgattttgagtttctcttttcaacatgttcgaaaaggagtaggaagaagcagagcttatttaatcctaccccttttcttttacgtaacagttgctaaaacttttgttcacttcctgttctcaatttagtcacaatatactccacaagtaatcacaatatagtaaattTTACTCGAAGAGCTTTGCCattgtccgccattgtagtcaataagcaatTTTTTCTCTaaactcttgttgtggggcagactggctcataaataaacatacatgcttcgctgttgccatttctaatacaaagtaccaTACAGTTCTAAATGTGATTTGTCAGCAAACTACATATGGAAGcggtaaaaactacaacatggctgacggggagaaggcgCAGTCGAGGTGGCTGCACGTAAAcaagaccgctcacaaaacgcATCCTGAATAGACAGGCAGAAAGATGGTCTGTaagacataatctatgcaaaatgttgaccaaagaaccaccattacatgtatgaagaccacaaggaagggttttaaacgtagaaaaaaaacaatcatgaaaTGACCCTTTTGCATGTACTATGTGGCtttcaccatggaaacactcatttaaatcatgttatcatgctcctaccggtCGCGTTTTTtcagggcattttagaagcagtgcaTCTACAACAGAATCCACTTTACACCACGCTGAAGGTGCGCTAATAGAAGATGCTGGCAATAACTGCAACTGTGCTCTGAAATGTTTCAgacacacaaaaaatgtatattgcagTATGTTTTCATGTAGAAGATATGCTCATAATGTCCCCTATATGAAAAAATGTACGTCATTTGTATGCTTTCCTGGGAGGACTATAACACGATCACTGATTGGATGTTCAACCTTTTCATTACTTTTAACTCTAAATGTCATCTTCTTTCCTCTTTCTTCCTCTTTCTTTCTATTCAATGAATAAATTGGTGAACATTAGAAGAAAATAAACCTCTGATAGGGAAATTTGGCTGCAAACTTGACGCGCCGGTTGTTCTTGTCAGGTCACGTGATTTCCCAGAAAACTCTACTCAAGCATTTACCCGACGTGGCCACATGGGGCGCTCTCTATCAATGATGACGTCACAGaatgctgacttttttttttggattgattgagacttttattagtaggttgcacagtgaagtacatattccgtacaattgaccactaaatggtaacacccgaatacgtttttcaacttgtttaagtcgggatccacttaaattgattcatgatacagatatatactatcatcataatacagtcatcacacaagataatcacattgaattatttacattagttacaatcaggggtgtggagggggggggggtaggatatggacagcaagtagtggacatatagagagacagagagagagagagagagatcagaaggcataagaaaaagtatctgcatttgattgtttacatttgattattagcaatccggggagggtgttagtttagggttgtagctgcctggaggtgaacttttattgcggttttgaaggaggatagagatgccctttcctttatacctgttgggagcgcattccacattgatgtggcatagaaagagaatgagttaagacctttgttagttcggaatctgggtttaacgtggttagt includes these proteins:
- the LOC133661377 gene encoding uncharacterized protein LOC133661377 isoform X1; its protein translation is MKKFQQRAYKRRWAATTRHLKKQCRQSTLELESDDSKQENDTTISTPETVTTLQYMDAAETASCTAAGADNATYSGPDSDEPDENDADWRLIDHHVTLSSDSENESDSDCFEDHLSLLATEYHVKHNALDSLLKLLKKVFQMAPSFVVVEFLGERSVAVVPTIWTEDDGKNSFCYWPRPNPTHSRIRKAEIPDKEVWDRLPIRVFRKTLTEDFDKALQYEKQAEMFSSPEEVSTKRSHITPERYRNDEEDVFDADDEEEIRPKKKCRKEKPQILVQAPPLPELPPFNFPISSEYQTTSASTSQYQTTPRYPGRPHSPARSSTSRLSPDSNNASSSSQYQTTPASTSQYQTAPRSSRNALDSELLQLNMKVQNILENQGEIMRMLRGLAAQSVGPEAVDVQDLIEKPFETLEQLKAFCERLDTDLLLRKQLVKALTALGGQNLADTVRTMLRKIATNKVLEQLGLRGKTGKVAFEDLPLYRIINKACRGVYKQTTTAEVDCELGEVLKLATFRKGGSKFEEKRRN
- the LOC133661377 gene encoding uncharacterized protein LOC133661377 isoform X2; its protein translation is MKKFQQRAYKRRWAATTRHLKKQCRQSTLELESDDSKQENDTTISTPETVTTLQYMDAAETASCTAAGADNATYSGPDSDEPDENDADWRLIDHHVTLSSDSENESDSDCFEDHLSLLATEYHVKHNALDSLLKLLKKVFQMAPSFVVVEFLGERSVAVVPTIWTEDDGKNSFCYWPRPNPTHSRIRKAEIPDKEVWDRLPIRVFRKTLTEDFDKALQYEKQAEMFSSPEEVSTKRSHITPERYRNDEEDVFDADDEEEIRPKKKCRKEKPQILVQAPPLPELPPFNFPISSEYQTTSASTSQYQTTPRYPGRPHSPARSSTSRLSPDSNNASSSSQYQTTPASTSQYQTAPRSSRNALDSELLQLNMKVQNILENQGEIMRMLRGLAAQSVGPEAVDVQDLIEKPFETLEQLKAFCERLDTDLLLRKQLVKALTALGGQNLADTVRTMLRKIATNKVLEQLGLRGKTGKVAFEDLPLYRIINSMQGCLQADDHS